The nucleotide sequence ACCTAATGCTCGAAAAAGAACTTGCATTTGAACGTGACGCTTTTTTCTTCTTAAACGGCAGTGATTCTTCTTATCTTGATAGCTTTATGTGGCTATATTCAGGGAAAGTAGTTTGGCTGCCGTTGGCAGTTTTTATTATGACTGTTTTAATATATAAAAAGAATTGGAGGGAGTATTTATTAATTTTTTTATCTATTGCTCTAGTAATAACTTTATGCGATCAATTTGCTTCGCATGTTTGTAAGCCTTTTTTCTCAAGATTACGGCCAACACATCATCCTGATTTTATGGATCAGGTAAAGATAGTTTTTGATTATAGAGGAGGAAAGTACGGTTTTATTTCAAGCCATGCTGCAAATGCATTTGGTTTTGCAACGTTTATGTCGCTCTTATTTAGATATAAATTTTTTACCTGCTCTATTTTTACCTGGTCTATATTGACAGCCTATACACGAATTTACTTGGGTGTTCACTTTATATCGGATATTATTTGTGGGATGCTGGCCGGTTTGTTTTTGGGATATCTAGTCTATCTAGTTTATATACATATTCGTAAAAAAGTAATAAGTGAGACTTGTACCCAAAGTTCTACTCAATTAATTTATTCGCTGAATAATAAACGATTAATTACATGTTCAATATGGATTTCTATAATTCTTTTGATAATCTTTACAAAACCATTAATTTCTTTATTACACTAAGTAAAGATTATAATTAATGCCCTAAAGCATATTAATATAAACATTATTTGTAGTAAATAATTTGTTTAGTTTACTTTAAATGGCTAAGTTAGGGGCATGAATTATAACACAAGTATTAACCTTCAAAAAAGGAATACCATGA is from uncultured Macellibacteroides sp. and encodes:
- a CDS encoding phosphatase PAP2 family protein, producing MLEKELAFERDAFFFLNGSDSSYLDSFMWLYSGKVVWLPLAVFIMTVLIYKKNWREYLLIFLSIALVITLCDQFASHVCKPFFSRLRPTHHPDFMDQVKIVFDYRGGKYGFISSHAANAFGFATFMSLLFRYKFFTCSIFTWSILTAYTRIYLGVHFISDIICGMLAGLFLGYLVYLVYIHIRKKVISETCTQSSTQLIYSLNNKRLITCSIWISIILLIIFTKPLISLLH